In Leptospiraceae bacterium, one DNA window encodes the following:
- a CDS encoding cation:proton antiporter translates to MRILNLKTNYFAYITMLVVFGFGIFFILKYGKNLESQNTQNFNTKTNNQDSNSINEVQSEKSKSFSFKEIKNLVNLPLPLLLVQVILIILFSRLCGMFFRKIGQPMVIGEILAGILLGPSFFGLVFPELSAIVFSTESLKQLQILSQIGLIFFMFIIGMELDLHQIKAKTEAAIFTSHASVVIPFLLGSFTSIFLFEKYAPRNIYFSSFSLFMGIAMSITAFPVLARIIQERGLIKSKLGTMALTCAAVDDITAWCALAVVVTVVQTGTILTAMTTIVLSMIYIGIMIYFIQPLLSRMGSIYASREILGKGVMSAVLVLLFSSALFTEMIGIHALFGAFLAGVVMPASTKFRKILSDRLEDISMTFLLPLFFVFTGLRTQINLLNESDHWITLLLIISVAVLGKFGGSSIAAKYSGMNWKDSLSLGALMNTRGLMELIILNIGYDLGVLSPSIFTMMVIMAIVTTFMTGPLLTWIQKRNLFPERKKDKLKTIKKKFKITFTFGPSESGISFIKLISGLINRKKKEWAFALHFSPPSDSAIPTENINEREEKFFSPILSLANELDLKVRPVFSISIDVQKDITKYVNQISPNFLFLGAARTIFGDSVTGGKVGEIIRELNCGVGVFIDQGFISTKKILLHYYNPKNDALLEIAGRYYINCESEISILVENPDEDFSKEKLKKFFHYNSKRKKINPIRIIHNNILSSSYIQYYDLTLVDMEYWRVMKNLNNEWMKELNSSILLLKPPKKFYR, encoded by the coding sequence ATGAGAATTCTAAATCTAAAAACTAACTATTTTGCGTATATTACCATGCTTGTAGTTTTTGGATTTGGAATATTTTTTATATTAAAATATGGAAAAAATTTAGAGTCACAAAACACTCAAAATTTCAACACTAAAACAAACAACCAAGACTCAAATTCCATCAATGAAGTTCAATCCGAGAAAAGTAAGAGCTTTTCATTTAAAGAAATAAAAAATTTAGTCAACCTCCCTCTTCCGCTTTTACTTGTTCAAGTAATCTTGATCATTCTATTTTCAAGACTTTGCGGAATGTTTTTCAGAAAAATCGGACAACCAATGGTGATTGGTGAAATTCTTGCCGGAATTTTATTAGGTCCTTCTTTTTTCGGTTTAGTTTTTCCAGAATTGAGTGCAATTGTATTTTCTACAGAATCATTAAAGCAACTCCAAATTTTAAGTCAAATAGGTCTTATTTTTTTCATGTTCATCATCGGAATGGAGCTCGACCTGCATCAAATCAAAGCAAAAACAGAGGCTGCCATATTTACAAGTCATGCAAGTGTAGTAATTCCATTTCTTTTAGGCTCATTCACTTCAATCTTCTTGTTTGAAAAGTATGCACCAAGAAATATTTATTTTTCGTCTTTCTCTTTATTTATGGGAATTGCCATGAGTATCACTGCTTTCCCGGTATTGGCAAGAATCATTCAAGAAAGAGGGCTTATTAAGTCAAAGCTCGGTACGATGGCATTGACTTGCGCTGCAGTTGATGACATCACCGCTTGGTGCGCACTTGCTGTTGTTGTAACTGTAGTACAGACAGGAACAATTCTTACTGCGATGACAACTATCGTCCTTTCCATGATCTATATCGGTATAATGATTTATTTTATTCAACCACTTTTGAGTAGAATGGGGTCTATTTATGCTTCCAGAGAAATTTTAGGAAAAGGAGTCATGTCGGCAGTTCTGGTCCTACTTTTTTCCTCTGCTTTGTTTACAGAAATGATTGGAATCCACGCTCTATTCGGTGCATTTCTTGCGGGAGTCGTGATGCCTGCATCGACAAAATTCCGAAAAATACTGTCGGATCGCTTAGAAGACATTAGCATGACTTTTCTTTTACCTCTATTTTTTGTTTTCACAGGACTAAGAACACAAATCAATTTATTGAATGAAAGCGATCACTGGATTACACTTTTACTGATAATTTCAGTTGCTGTTCTTGGAAAATTCGGAGGGAGTTCTATCGCTGCAAAATATTCTGGAATGAATTGGAAAGATTCACTTTCACTTGGTGCTTTAATGAATACCAGAGGACTCATGGAGCTTATAATTTTGAATATTGGTTACGACCTCGGAGTTCTAAGCCCTTCTATATTCACAATGATGGTGATTATGGCAATTGTTACAACTTTTATGACAGGACCTCTACTTACATGGATTCAAAAAAGAAATTTATTCCCTGAAAGAAAAAAAGACAAACTCAAAACTATCAAGAAAAAATTCAAAATTACCTTTACTTTTGGTCCATCCGAATCAGGAATTTCTTTTATAAAACTTATAAGCGGACTCATCAACCGAAAAAAGAAAGAATGGGCTTTTGCACTTCATTTTTCTCCACCTTCCGATTCTGCAATTCCCACGGAGAATATAAACGAAAGAGAAGAAAAATTTTTCTCGCCTATTCTTTCTCTTGCAAATGAACTCGACCTGAAAGTTCGACCTGTTTTTTCAATTTCTATCGACGTACAAAAAGATATTACAAAATACGTAAATCAGATTTCGCCTAACTTCCTTTTTCTGGGTGCAGCAAGAACAATTTTTGGTGATAGTGTTACAGGTGGAAAGGTAGGAGAAATCATACGTGAGCTAAACTGTGGAGTGGGAGTTTTTATAGATCAAGGATTTATATCAACCAAAAAAATACTTCTCCATTACTATAACCCGAAAAATGACGCACTTCTTGAAATTGCCGGAAGGTATTACATTAATTGTGAAAGCGAAATCTCTATATTGGTTGAAAATCCCGATGAAGATTTTTCTAAAGAAAAATTAAAAAAGTTTTTTCATTACAACTCTAAAAGAAAAAAAATAAATCCTATACGAATTATTCACAATAATATACTTAGCTCTTCCTATATTCAATATTATGACCTTACCCTTGTCGATATGGAATACTGGAGGGTGATGAAAAATCTGAACAATGAATGGATGAAAGAGTTAAATTCTTCGATACTACTTCTAAAACCACCTAAAAAATTTTATAGATAA
- a CDS encoding GerMN domain-containing protein: MAVPGNTSEQFKSFLYLLSGILFVLVLLDKGINKKNISEAEMAQPKGFKNIGKNFVDKIETVRQDKNEKVENPSSEKLSVNDETEISEDSSIPLFEEPDEPASKNIESLYVYFLKFYGKGNKSHSRLARVARESGESTQKNIEIILNELIKGPNAEEKEKGILNAIPSKLLYSKDFVIQDGILRINLNDEFGYGAGPEILKDRIDQLTYSLLQIPEIRGISISIGNKKIHSLGGDGVPIPPVLVRNQRKVMYF; encoded by the coding sequence GTGGCAGTTCCCGGAAATACCTCTGAACAATTTAAATCATTTTTATATCTTTTATCAGGAATTCTGTTTGTATTGGTTCTTTTAGATAAGGGGATAAACAAGAAAAATATATCTGAAGCAGAAATGGCTCAACCTAAAGGTTTTAAAAATATCGGTAAAAATTTTGTAGATAAAATTGAGACAGTCCGGCAAGATAAAAATGAAAAAGTAGAAAATCCAAGTTCAGAGAAACTTTCTGTAAACGATGAAACAGAGATCTCGGAAGATTCTTCTATCCCTCTTTTTGAAGAACCGGATGAGCCTGCAAGTAAAAATATAGAATCTTTGTATGTGTATTTTTTAAAGTTTTACGGGAAAGGAAATAAAAGTCATTCAAGGCTTGCTCGTGTTGCCAGAGAATCTGGTGAATCAACACAGAAAAATATTGAGATTATACTAAATGAATTAATTAAGGGTCCGAATGCAGAAGAAAAAGAAAAAGGAATCCTAAATGCAATTCCATCAAAATTACTCTATTCAAAAGATTTTGTAATTCAAGATGGAATCTTGCGCATTAATTTGAATGATGAGTTTGGGTATGGAGCTGGACCTGAAATCTTAAAAGACAGGATAGACCAACTAACGTATAGTTTGCTGCAAATCCCTGAAATAAGAGGAATCTCTATATCAATAGGAAATAAAAAAATTCATTCTTTAGGTGGGGATGGAGTTCCGATTCCACCTGTTCTTGTGAGAAATCAAAGGAAGGTTATGTATTTTTAA
- a CDS encoding DUF4395 domain-containing protein has translation MQDHGYMKIGNFPELINESAAKIIALSVVIFSVLSILTQSSIPAFFLLYGFFARVLYGPKFDLMSILALKFIIPTLNLPSKMAFGPPKRFAQLIGLIFTIVGILFFYIGEEFLFILTFGILSIFAFLELALGFCAGCFMFSYLVKWKLLPESVCEKCSNINFDI, from the coding sequence ATGCAAGATCATGGCTATATGAAAATAGGAAATTTTCCAGAACTGATTAATGAGTCTGCAGCAAAAATTATCGCACTTTCTGTAGTTATTTTTTCTGTTCTATCTATATTAACACAATCATCAATACCCGCCTTCTTTCTTTTGTACGGATTTTTTGCAAGAGTATTGTATGGACCAAAATTTGATTTAATGTCAATACTTGCATTAAAATTTATCATACCCACCCTAAACCTTCCGTCTAAAATGGCTTTCGGTCCGCCAAAAAGATTCGCTCAACTTATAGGGTTAATTTTTACAATAGTCGGAATTCTATTTTTTTACATTGGAGAAGAGTTTCTATTTATTTTAACTTTTGGCATTCTTTCTATTTTTGCGTTTTTAGAATTAGCTCTTGGCTTTTGTGCCGGTTGTTTTATGTTTTCCTATCTTGTAAAATGGAAGCTATTACCAGAATCGGTTTGCGAGAAATGCAGTAATATTAATTTTGATATATAA